In Candidatus Sulfurimonas marisnigri, a single genomic region encodes these proteins:
- a CDS encoding (2Fe-2S) ferredoxin domain-containing protein: MGIPQPAFYIFKCEQSAPPGMPKPSCVTPETQDLFQYTAQKLMKEGIMMTAPIVRTSCMNRCAQGPIMLVEPGHTMYVGLNKEKIDRIITEHIIGGNVVEEYVIDSEMWDTAISPADAKKQMGM; the protein is encoded by the coding sequence ATGGGTATTCCACAACCAGCATTTTATATATTTAAGTGTGAGCAGTCGGCTCCACCAGGTATGCCAAAACCATCATGTGTTACACCAGAGACACAAGACTTATTTCAGTACACAGCACAAAAGCTAATGAAAGAAGGTATCATGATGACTGCACCAATAGTTCGTACTTCATGTATGAATCGTTGTGCACAAGGTCCAATAATGCTAGTAGAACCAGGTCATACTATGTATGTAGGCTTAAATAAAGAAAAAATAGACCGTATCATTACAGAGCATATTATTGGTGGAAATGTAGTTGAAGAGTATGTTATAGACTCTGAAATGTGGGATACCGCAATATCTCCAGCTGATGCTAAAAAACAAATGGGAATGTAG